GGAAAAGCAAAAAAGCATCTGGATACTGTGCTTTTATATCCAGATACTGCTGCATTCCCGGAGAAATTTTTTCTATTGCCATCATCTCTCCTTGTTCTAATTCAAATAGTAGTTAATCTCCGCTTCAACTTGCTGAGCCGCTACATCATCTCGACAAATAACTAAAAGTGTATTAGCTCCCGCCAGCGTTCCCAAAATAGTCTCTGGCTTTTCTGCATCAATGATATTGGCCATCAAGGCCGCTTCTCCCAGCTCTGAATGAAGGACCAGAATAAAACTAGCCCTATCTACTTTATACGCATATTGTGCCAATAATTGGATAAAATTCACGCGCTCTTCTTCGATAGCTAAGGAATAAAATGAACGCCCATTTTCATGAATTTTTATCACTCCCAACTCACGTAAATCACGAGACAAGGTTGTCTGGGTTACCACTACCCCTCGAGCCTCTAAACCTTGCTGAATATCCGTTTGTCGCCCTATTTTTTCTTGACGAATCATGGCCTTTATTAAATCATGTCGTCCTGCTTTATTCATCATTTTACCTCAAAATGTATATTTATAGAAATATTATAACACTTTTCCCCGCTATTAGCCTAGAAATGTGTTAAAATAGAATCAATAACTTTGGAGGAAATCCTATATGAATCAAAAACAAGTGATTGCAGAAAGATTGGCTGCCATCCTTCCGAGTTTGGAAGTGGAAGCTATCTACAATCTGCTAGAAAAACCAAAATCATCAGAAATGGGCGATATTGCCTTCCCAGCCTTCTCACTTGCTAAAGTGGAACGCAAGGCTCCACAGGCTATCGCAACGGACATCGTTGAAAAACTCGATACAACTGGCTTTGAGAACGTTGTTGCAACCGGTCCTTACGTCAACTTCTTCTTGGACAAGGCTGCTATCTCCCACCAAGTCTTGACAGATGTTATTACTGAAAAAGACCAATACGGTCAACTCAACATTGGTCAAGGACGCAATGTAACCATCGACATGTCTAGTCCAAACATTGCTAAACCATTCTCAGTTGGACATTTGCGCTCAACCGTTATCGGTGATGCCCTTGCTAACATCCACGAAAAGCTTGGCTACAAGCCAATCCGCATCAACCACTTGGGTGACTGGGGTAAACAGTTCGGTATGTTGATTGTTGCCTACAAACTTTGGGGTGACAAGGCTGCGGTCGAAGCAGACCCAATTTCAGAACTCCTCAAACTCTATGTGCGTATCAACGCTGAAGCGGAAGAAAAGCCTGAGTTGGACGAAGAAGCTCGTCAATGGTTCAAAAAATTGGAAGATGGCGATCCAGAAGCTCACGAGCTATGGCAATGGTTCCGTGATGAAAGCTTGGTTGAATTCAACCGCATCTACGACAAACTCGATGTAACCTTCGACAGCTATAATGGTGAAGCTTTCTACAACGATAAGATGGACGAAGGTATCCAAATCTTAGAAGAAAAAGGACTTCTTCAAGAATCTAAAGGTGCAAGAATCGTTGACCTCGAAAGCTACAATCTTCCACCAGCCCTCATCATGAAAACAGACGGTGCAACACTTTACATCACACGTGACATGGCAACAGCTATGTACCGCAAACGCACTTACGACTTTGTGAAAAGCATCTATGTCGTTGGTCAGGAGCAAATCAACCACTTCAAACAGCTCAAGGCTGTCTTGAAAGAAATGGATTTCGACTGGAGCGACGATATGACCCACATCACCTTCGGTCTGGTTACCAAGGATAAGAAAAAACTCTCTACTCGTAAAGGAAATATTATCCTACTCGAGCCAACTCTAGATGAAGCTATTTCACGCGCTCTTACTCAAATCGAAGCTAAAAACCCTGACCTTGAAAACAAGGAAGAAGTGGCACACGCAGTTGGTGTAGGCGCTGTTAAGTTCTACGACCTCAAAACCGACCGTGACAACGGCTACGACTTCGACCTAGAAGCTATGGTTTCCTTCGAGGGCGAAACAGGTCCTTACGTACAATACGCATACGCCCGCATCCAGTCTATCCTGCGCAAGGCAAACTTTGTACCAAGCGCAGAAAATGACTACAAACTAGCTGACGCAGAAAGCTGGGAAATCATCAAGCACATCCAAAACTTCTCAAACGTTGTAGAACGTGCCGGTGACAAATTTGACCCATCTCTCATCGCTAAATATGCTATCAACCTAGCTCAATCCTTCAACAAGTACTACGCACACACGCGTATCTTGGATGAAAGCCCAGAGCGTGACAGCCGTCTAGCACTTGCCTACGCAACAGGACTTGTCCTCAAAGAAGCTCTACGTCTTCTCGGCGTAAAAGCACCAGAAAAAATGTAATCAAAGCCTTCGGCTATCAGCCGAGGCTTTTTTTCTACCACATTGCCTACTATCGTTTCCGATTCCTTATCACAACAACTCCTTATGCCAAATGAAAATCAAAAAGATTCATTTCAATTACGAATATATAGATGGGAGGTACACGTGATACCTCTACATCTACTACACAAGGAGAAATAATGAAAACATTCTTGAGAAGAAAAGGAATCGCCTGTCAGCTTCTAGCCGCCATTTTCATTGTCGGTATCAATTTACAATCCCCACCTTCAGCCTCAGCCAATGCGCGAGGAAATGACTATCCCTACACAGCAGTTGATGCAGTCGATCCATGGAGACTCTACACACGCCAGTGCACCTCCTTTGTAGCCTTTCGACTTAGCACAGTTAACGGTTTTACATTGCCACCTGCCTATGGTGATGCCAATGTTTGGGGCCATCGTGCCAAGCAAGAAGGTTATCAAGTTAACAGGACACCTACTGTCGGCGCCGTTGCCTGGTGGGAAACTCCCATGCATGTCGCATGGGTTTCTGCGGTAA
This region of Streptococcus suis genomic DNA includes:
- the argR gene encoding arginine repressor, which produces MNKAGRHDLIKAMIRQEKIGRQTDIQQGLEARGVVVTQTTLSRDLRELGVIKIHENGRSFYSLAIEEERVNFIQLLAQYAYKVDRASFILVLHSELGEAALMANIIDAEKPETILGTLAGANTLLVICRDDVAAQQVEAEINYYLN
- the argS gene encoding arginine--tRNA ligase, with the protein product MNQKQVIAERLAAILPSLEVEAIYNLLEKPKSSEMGDIAFPAFSLAKVERKAPQAIATDIVEKLDTTGFENVVATGPYVNFFLDKAAISHQVLTDVITEKDQYGQLNIGQGRNVTIDMSSPNIAKPFSVGHLRSTVIGDALANIHEKLGYKPIRINHLGDWGKQFGMLIVAYKLWGDKAAVEADPISELLKLYVRINAEAEEKPELDEEARQWFKKLEDGDPEAHELWQWFRDESLVEFNRIYDKLDVTFDSYNGEAFYNDKMDEGIQILEEKGLLQESKGARIVDLESYNLPPALIMKTDGATLYITRDMATAMYRKRTYDFVKSIYVVGQEQINHFKQLKAVLKEMDFDWSDDMTHITFGLVTKDKKKLSTRKGNIILLEPTLDEAISRALTQIEAKNPDLENKEEVAHAVGVGAVKFYDLKTDRDNGYDFDLEAMVSFEGETGPYVQYAYARIQSILRKANFVPSAENDYKLADAESWEIIKHIQNFSNVVERAGDKFDPSLIAKYAINLAQSFNKYYAHTRILDESPERDSRLALAYATGLVLKEALRLLGVKAPEKM